One genomic segment of Arachis duranensis cultivar V14167 chromosome 4, aradu.V14167.gnm2.J7QH, whole genome shotgun sequence includes these proteins:
- the LOC107482819 gene encoding protein MAIN-LIKE 2-like, whose product MTITLQDVTYQLGLKIDGGPISGYIDDKQSQTKWTVKLTWFHNTVCGELEQDAAEERLLRYTKGYIMQLIGGILIPDAFDSRVHIRWLPLLEDLDTCGGLSWGSAVLAWLYRQMCCATEHGGLSTTPDNARGEQRLRHYRRTLNGISIMNIGL is encoded by the exons ATGACTATCACTCTGCAGGACGTGACCTACCAGTTGGGACTCAAGATCGACGGTGGTCCTATTAGTGGATACATAG ATGACAAACAGTCACAGACCAAGTGGACTGTCAAGCTCACATGGTTCCATAATACGGTATGCGGAGAGCTGGAGCAGGACGCCGCTGAGGAGCGCCTGTTGAGGTACACGAAAGGGTATATCATGCAGTTGATCGGGGGTATCTTAATCCCAGATGCATTTGACTCTCGGGTACACATCAGGTGGCTCCCTCTCCTAGAGGACCTTGACACATGTGGCGGGTTATCATGGGGCTCGGCTGTGCTGGCATGGCTGTACCGCCAGATGTGCTGTGCCACGGAACATG GTGGGTTGAGTACCACCCCAGACAATGCCAGAGGCGAGCAAAGACTTAGGCATTACAGGCGTACCCTGAATGGGATCAGCATCATGAACATCGGGTTGTAG